From a single Anomaloglossus baeobatrachus isolate aAnoBae1 chromosome 4, aAnoBae1.hap1, whole genome shotgun sequence genomic region:
- the FGL2 gene encoding fibroleukin, translated as MKTLLCLITFAALSAWHVGAEQENVPSGNPGNACPIKMKNGGKCDEDGNCPYQITLPPMTLQLPKQWQLLEKTLKEVQSLKEIVNNLKKSCQDCKLQADENTEKENTEVTDGGQANQMQDLQSKMKKMSISLKNARTQINNLQDQMEKMSMNNVDDYIDRKIANLSSTLDNVNKCSDNCQAKEGITDIQIFFKDCSDYYKMGKRLSGIYQVMPDPRNKTFEVFCDMESMGGGWTVVQSRKDGRISFNRTWDEYKNGFGNLSGEFWLGNDRLHLLSKSSNMILRIELEDFKGIKEYATYDQFYVANEYLKYKLSVNGYSGTAGDALHFSKQYNHDQKFFTTPDKDNDRYPSGNCGAYYSSGWWFDACMSANLNGKYYEKEYKGVRNGIFWGTWQGVSDENLNSFRQAFKAVRMMIRPKDFSS; from the exons ATGAAGACTCTATTGTGTCTGATAACCTTTGCAGCCTTGTCAGCATGGCATGTTGGTGCAGAACAAGAGAATGTTCCATCAGGAAACCCTGGTAATGCCTGTCCTATAAAAATGAAGAATGGGGGTAAATGCGATGAAGACGGGAACTGCCCCTACCAGATAACTTTGCCTCCTATGACACTTCAGTTACCTAAGCAGTGGCAGCTtcttgaaaaaacactgaaagaagtACAGAGCCTTAAAGAAATTGTAAATAACCTTAAGAAATCATGTCAAGACTGCAAACTCCAGGCAGATGAGAACACAGAGAAGGAAAATACAGAGGTCACTGATGGAGGACAGGCGAATCAAATGCAAGATCTGCAGTCTAAGATGAAGAAAATGTCCATAAGTCTGAAGAATGCACGCACCCAGATTAACAACCTACAGGATCAGATGGAGAAGATGAGCATGAACAATGTGGATGACTATATTGACAGGAAGATAGCAAACCTGTCATCTACGCTCGACAATGTGAACAAGTGTTCTGACAACTGCCAAGCAAAGGAAGGAATCACAG ACATACAGATTTTCTTTAAAGACTGTTCGGACTACTATAAGATGGGCAAAAGACTAAGTGGCATTTACCAAGTTATGCCAGATCCAAGGAACAAGACATTTGAAGTATTCTGCGATATGGAATCAATGGGTGGAGGTTGGACAGTGGTGCAGAGTCGTAAAGATGGCCGAATAAGCTTTAACAGGACATGGGATGAATACAAAAATGGTTTTGGCAACCTTAGTGGAGAGTTTTGGTTGGGAAATGATAGGCTTCATCTCTTATCGAAAAGTAGTAACATGATATTGAGAATTGAACTTGAGGATTTTAAGGGCATAAAAGAATATGCCACTTATGACCAGTTCTATGTGGCCAATGAATATCTTAAGTATAAACTATCGGTCAATGGCTATAGTGGAACGGCTGGCGATGCGCTCCACTTCAGCAAACAGTACAACCATGACCAAAAATTTTTTACTACCCCAGACAAGGACAACGACAGGTATCCGTCCGGAAACTGTGGAGCTTACTATAGCTCTGGATGGTGGTTTGATGCATGCATGTCTGCAAATCTTAATGGGAAATACTATGAGAAAGAATACAAAGGAGTGCGGAATGGGATTTTCTGGGGTACCTGGCAAGGTGTTTCTGATGAGAACTTAAACAGTTTCAGGCAAGCTTTTAAGGCTGTTAGGATGATGATCAGACCAAAAGACTTTTCATCATAA